Proteins found in one Planctomycetes bacterium MalM25 genomic segment:
- a CDS encoding Transposase IS200 like protein, giving the protein MPQSLANIAVHLVFSTKDRQPFLANDGLRAEVHNQLGGASKTLDCAPLIAGGVEDHVHVLVRMSRTITVSDWVKELKRVTSIWIKARDPKLGEFQWQAGYGAFSVSQSEITRVKAYIANQAEHHRERDFKEEFRLLLERHRIEFDERYVWD; this is encoded by the coding sequence TTGCCCCAATCGCTCGCCAACATCGCGGTGCATCTGGTCTTCTCCACGAAGGACCGCCAGCCGTTCTTGGCAAACGATGGCCTGCGTGCCGAAGTCCATAACCAACTGGGCGGCGCGTCCAAGACACTCGACTGCGCCCCGCTGATCGCCGGCGGAGTTGAAGACCACGTGCATGTGTTGGTGCGGATGAGTCGCACCATCACGGTTTCGGATTGGGTCAAGGAACTGAAACGGGTGACCTCAATCTGGATCAAGGCACGCGATCCCAAGTTGGGCGAGTTTCAATGGCAGGCCGGCTATGGCGCCTTCTCCGTGAGCCAATCAGAGATCACGCGCGTTAAGGCCTACATCGCTAATCAAGCGGAGCATCATCGGGAGCGCGACTTCAAGGAAGAGTTCCGCCTGCTGCTCGAACGTCATCGGATTGAGTTCGATGAGCGGTATGTTTGGGACTGA